One stretch of Punica granatum isolate Tunisia-2019 chromosome 5, ASM765513v2, whole genome shotgun sequence DNA includes these proteins:
- the LOC116209077 gene encoding extensin-like yields MTDENQLAVFEEDTPRTPIHSQAPAMHAPPPHVPPKGVSPAHRGASPTHLPPPASSGPHPTYSGGQPSSTADDRARIAVLESTVNQPAATMATNMAELMTLLKGPNRASSSFTPPPGYGPAVNPSPRAQPTLIPDNGDTSAPTIVNAPAAHLVNNLPAPPASATMLEPSMLVPPPISTSVPVPVSASVPAPTSAVPQPIIFLPTTAQAPTHTAEPPPYQAPQPHIGLSYQTPPLINIAYSEPSTPNRRLPPRCR; encoded by the coding sequence ATGACAGATGAAAATCAACTAGCTGTCTTTGAGGAGGATACGCCTCGCACTCCAATTCATTCTCAAGCACCGGCTATGCATGCGCCACCACCACACGTGCCCCCTAAAGGCGTGTCACCAGCACATCGGGGAGCTTCCCCGACTCATCTTCCGCCACCTGCATCTTCGGGCCCACACCCGACATATTCTGGAGGGCAGCCATCTTCTACAGCTGATGATCGTGCACGTATTGCAGTACTTGAGAGCACGGTCAATCAACCGGCTGCCACCATGGCTACCAATATGGCCGAGCTCATGACCCTACTCAAAGGCCCAAATCGcgcttcttcgagcttcacCCCACCTCCTGGGTATGGGCCAGCGGTCAACCCAAGCCCACGGGCCCAGCCGACCTTGATCCCCGATAATGGAGATACGTCTGCCCCAACGATAGTGAACGCGCCGGCGGCCCATCTGGTTAACAATCTTCCAGCACCACCTGCTTCAGCGACAATGTTGGAACCGTCTATGCTAGTACCTCCACCGATCTCCACGTCAGTCCCGGTTCCGGTCTCTGCATCGGTCCCAGCTCCGACTTCCGCTGTCCCACAGCCGATCATATTCCTGCCTACAACTGCCCAGGCTCCTACTCATACTGCTGAACCTCCCCCataccaagctccacaaccccatatcGGCCTTTCTTACCAAACTCCACCTCTTATAAATATAGCTTACTCTGAACCAAGCACGCCGAACAGGCGGCTCCCGCCTCGATGCCGGTGA